A part of Streptomyces sp. DSM 40750 genomic DNA contains:
- the trpD gene encoding anthranilate phosphoribosyltransferase, whose translation MSAVTPAGGDTTAGRSWPAVLNALLSGHDQDAGATFWAMDQIMRGEATDAQIAGFVVALRAKGETVEEITGLVEALYEHANVIEVSGRTVDIVGTGGDGAKTVNISTMSSIVVAGTGAKVVKHGNRAASSASGASDVLEKLGVNLELTPKRVAEVAEEAGITFCFAVKFHPALRHVAAARGQLGIRTVFNALGPLANPAKVRAQAVGVADPRMAPIMAGVFAERGNSSLVFRGDDGLDELTTTATSRVWVVRDGKVTEETFDPRDVGLELVPVEALRGADSSYNADVTRRLLGGETGPVRDAVLLNSAAALVALSPGTGSLAEQLRDGMAKAAESIDSGSAQRVLARWVAATNV comes from the coding sequence ATGAGCGCTGTGACCCCCGCTGGAGGCGACACCACGGCGGGCCGTTCCTGGCCCGCGGTGCTGAACGCGCTGCTGTCCGGGCACGACCAGGACGCCGGCGCCACGTTCTGGGCCATGGACCAGATCATGCGCGGCGAGGCGACGGACGCGCAGATCGCCGGGTTCGTGGTGGCGCTGCGGGCCAAGGGGGAGACCGTCGAGGAGATCACCGGTCTCGTCGAGGCGCTGTACGAGCACGCCAATGTGATCGAGGTGTCGGGCAGGACCGTCGACATCGTCGGTACGGGCGGGGACGGCGCCAAGACGGTCAACATCTCCACGATGTCGTCGATCGTCGTCGCCGGTACGGGTGCGAAGGTCGTCAAGCACGGCAACCGGGCCGCGTCGTCGGCGTCCGGCGCGTCCGATGTGCTGGAGAAGCTGGGCGTCAATCTGGAGCTCACGCCGAAGCGGGTGGCCGAGGTCGCCGAGGAGGCCGGGATCACCTTCTGCTTCGCGGTGAAGTTCCACCCGGCGCTGCGTCATGTGGCCGCCGCGCGGGGGCAGTTGGGCATCCGGACCGTCTTCAACGCACTGGGGCCGCTGGCGAACCCGGCGAAGGTGCGCGCCCAGGCGGTCGGTGTCGCCGATCCGCGGATGGCACCGATCATGGCGGGCGTCTTCGCCGAGCGCGGCAACTCGTCGTTGGTCTTCCGGGGTGACGACGGGCTTGACGAGTTGACGACGACCGCCACGTCACGGGTGTGGGTCGTACGGGACGGCAAGGTGACCGAGGAGACCTTCGACCCGCGGGACGTGGGGCTGGAGCTGGTGCCGGTGGAGGCGTTGCGGGGGGCCGACTCCTCGTACAACGCGGATGTCACGCGTCGGTTGCTGGGCGGCGAGACAGGGCCGGTGCGGGACGCGGTGCTGCTGAACTCGGCGGCGGCGCTGGTGGCGTTGTCGCCGGGGACGGGTTCCCTGGCGGAGCAACTGCGGGACGGGATGGCGAAGGCCGCGGAGTCGATCGACTCGGGGTCGGCGCAGCGGGTTCTCGCGCGGTGGGTCGCGGCCACCAACGTCTAG